The sequence ACGAGGATTCAGTAAAAAATAAACAAATATCCGGATAAATAAATTGCTGTTACAACATGGTAAAAAATAATCACAGCCCGGCCTTTGCCCCTAACGACAGTACATTACCTATTAAATAGACAGAAAAAATGGAAGGTAAACTCGAAAAAACAAAGAAATATGTCAATGAAATGTTGTTTTTTAGTTTGTTTCTCTGCCATTACTGGCTTTTTTATCCCGAAACCACAACATAAAAATACAACAAATTTCCCGCCATTTATGAGTTAAAACTATTCTCATAACACACCAGCTTTGCTGCATGGCAATAATTCCATACATTTTCATGCAAAGTTAATCTATCTGGCCAAGCCATACCCACCTACAATGGGCCTCTTTTATGCCAAGAGTATCGTGAACCATGCCTTCCTCGCTGGTCCAGTTTGAGAATGTGAGCTTTGCTTACGGCGAACGCCCGGTGCTTACCGATGTTTCGCTCAGCATCAAGCCCGGCCAGGTCGTCGCCATTATGGGTGGATCGGGCTCGGGGAAAACCACCATCCTCAAGCTTATCGGTGGACAAATTCAGCCCCATCAGGGCAAGCTGACTGTTGCCGGAGAAGATGTCGGCAGCATGAACGAGGCAAGCCTCTATAAAATGCGCAAAAAACTGGGCATGTTATTTCAGTTCGGGGCGCTTTTTACCGATTTATCCGTATTTGACAACGTGGCTTTTCCACTTAGAGAACGCAGCAATCTGCCTGAATCCATGATTCATGATTTGGTACTGATGAAGCTGAACGCTGTAGGCCTGCGTGGGGTCAGCGATCTGATGCCATCCGAATTATCCGGCGGAATGGCAAGGCGGGTTGCTCTGGCACGGGCTATTGCACTTGATCCTGCCGTCATGCTTTACGATGAGCCTTTTACCGGGCTGGATCCGATTTCACTCGCCACCATCGGTAAGTTGATCCGTAACTTGAATGACGCCCTTGGTGCCGCGTCTGTGATTGTGACACACGATGTAGAAGAATCACTATCGATTGTGGACTATGTCTATTTCCTGGCTGATGGCAAAATTGTTGCAGAAGGCACGCCGGAACAAGTCCGAGTGTCCACTCATCCCTTTGTAAAACAATTTATCAACGGGGAAACAGATGGCCCTGTGCCTTTCCATAAACCCGCTGCCCCCTATAGCAGCGATCTTGGACTGGAGCCTCGCCATGCTTGATTACCTGTTTAATGCCATCTCAAGATTTGGGCAGCCTTTCAGTAACGCCATCATCAAGCTAGGTTTTGCCTGTCGCTTTATGCTGGCGATCCTGCGCCACTCTCCTACGTCCTTGCTCAGATTTCAGCTTACTATGCGCGAAATATGGTTTGCAGGGGTGTTGTCCGTCTTGATTATTGCGATATCGGGCTTATTTGTAGGCATGGTTTTAGCTCTGCAAGGCTTTGATACGCTACAGCGCTTTGGCGCAACCGAGTCGCTAGGCGTTTTAGTTGCCCTGTCTTTAGTCAGAGAGCTTGGCCCTGTAGTTGGTGCTTTGCTTTTTGCCAGCCGTGCCGGCTCGGCCATTACCGCCGAGATTGGTTTAATGAAAGCAACAGAGCAACTTGCCGCAATGGAGATGATGGCTGTTAATCCTATCGCCCGTGTTGTTGCACCCCGCTTCTGGGGAGGTGTCATTTCCATGCCGCTGCTTGCAGCCATGTTTAGCGCAATGGGGATTTTTGGCGGCTATCTGATCGGGGTAAAGCTGCTCGGGCTCGATGAAGGTGCATTCTGGTCACAAATGCAAAGTGCAGTGGATTTTCGTCAGGATGTGATCAACGGTGTGATCAAGAGCGTGGTTTTTGGTATTGCCATCTCCCTTATTGCTGTTTTTGAAGGGTATGATGCGCCCCCTACCGCCGAAGGTGTATCAGGCGCGACAACCCGCACCGTTGTGACCAGCTCACTCGTCATTCTGGCGCTGGACTTTGTCCTCACCGCCTTTATGTTCAGAGGAATTTAAGATTTTCCGGATGGCTCGGCATACCGCCGATATGTTCGCTATTAATGAGTGAAAGAGGTATTTAAAATGAAACGAGGCATGATTGATTTTTGGGTAGGCTTATTTGCCGTTGCGGGCATCGCGGCCTTGCTATTTTTATCTTTGCGCGTCAGCAGCCAAACAACTTTACCAGCATCGGACAGCTACGAACTTACTGCCAACTTTGATAATGTGGGCGGGCTTAAAGTGCGTGCCCCGGTGAAAAGCGCAGGGGTACTGGTTGGCCGTGTGAGTAGCATCACTCTTGATACAGAGCGTTACGTTGCACGGGTGAAGCTAAGCATGGATAGCCGCTATCATTTCAGCAAAGATGCTTCTGCTGAAATTCTCACCTCGGGTCTTTTGGGTGAGCAATACATCGGAGTGACATCTGGAGCTGACGACAAAATGCTCCAGGCAGGAAACAACTTCACTATTACTTCTTCAGCCATTGTGCTGGAGCAATTGATTAGCCGGGTGCTGTTTAACAAAGCTGAAACTGCTGCCGAAAAATGATCGTAAGCAATACCAATGGAGTACACAAAATGAAAAAATGGATCCTCGCCCTCTCAATGGGTTTTATCGCTACCTGCAGCCTTGCGGCACTTACTGAATCACCAGAACTGATCGTTAAGAATGTCAGCCGCGACGTGCTGGAAATCATCAAGAAAAACGATAAAGACCCGCTAAAAGCCCGGGATTTGGTGGATACACGCGTTGCACCTCTGGCTGATTACAACCGCATGACCATGCTGGCAGTAGGACGCAACTGGAAAACAGCCACACCGGAGCAGCAACAGGCACTGACCCGTGAATTTCGTACAATGCTGGTTCGTACTTATTTCTCGGCGCTGTCTATCTACAAGAATGCACAGGTTGATGTTAAGGGTACCCGCCCCGGCAATGATGCCAGCGAAATGTCCGTGTTAACCGAAGTCAGTCTGCCTGGCCAGAAGCCTATTCCACTGGATTTTAGCTTCGAAAAAACCGATACCGGCTGGAAAACCTACGATATTGCGGTTGACGGCATCAGCTTTATCAATAACAACCGTAATCAATTCAATGCCATCATTCGTAAAGACGGTATTGAGGGCCTGATCAAACAATTATCCGATCGTAACAATGCTCAGCGTAATACAAACAAATGAAAATCTTTCAACCTAACGGCACACTCACGCTTGAATCCGCAAGCCGCCAGCTCGCCACATTGCCCAGCATAGGGCAGGGCGAGCAACTAAATGTAGACCTAAGCCAAATCACAACGGCAGACTCCAGTGCAGTTGCGCTGCTTTTGCACTGGATGCGCAGTGCTCAAAAGCAAGGTGGCGAGCTGCAATTTTTCGGTGTTCCTGAAGGGCTCACCGGTTTAATTCACCTCTACGAAGTAGATGCGCTTTTGCCTCTGAGTAACAGAATATAAAATTTCCGCCCTGATCCGGCTTGGCGGCACTCTATAAACCAGCACCAAGCTGCAAATCAGCTTAGAATACCGACCTTGCCCACTTATTTACCAACTCACATGCGCCGTCTTCTTCCTTTTTTTGCCCTACTGCTCGGCGCATGTGCGACGCCACAGAATAATTACGACCCAATCGAGCCCGTTAATCGCGGCATTTATGCATTCAATAATGCGATTGATAAAGCCGTAGTAAAACCAGCCGCCCAAGCACACGAAAAATACTCCCCTGGCCCGGTTAAGCAGGGAGCAGGTAATTTCTTTGGCAATATTGATGATTTCTTTGCCTCGTTTGGAGCCCTGTTACAGGGCAAGGGCAGC comes from Iodobacter ciconiae and encodes:
- a CDS encoding ABC transporter ATP-binding protein; protein product: MPSSLVQFENVSFAYGERPVLTDVSLSIKPGQVVAIMGGSGSGKTTILKLIGGQIQPHQGKLTVAGEDVGSMNEASLYKMRKKLGMLFQFGALFTDLSVFDNVAFPLRERSNLPESMIHDLVLMKLNAVGLRGVSDLMPSELSGGMARRVALARAIALDPAVMLYDEPFTGLDPISLATIGKLIRNLNDALGAASVIVTHDVEESLSIVDYVYFLADGKIVAEGTPEQVRVSTHPFVKQFINGETDGPVPFHKPAAPYSSDLGLEPRHA
- the mlaD gene encoding outer membrane lipid asymmetry maintenance protein MlaD, giving the protein MKRGMIDFWVGLFAVAGIAALLFLSLRVSSQTTLPASDSYELTANFDNVGGLKVRAPVKSAGVLVGRVSSITLDTERYVARVKLSMDSRYHFSKDASAEILTSGLLGEQYIGVTSGADDKMLQAGNNFTITSSAIVLEQLISRVLFNKAETAAEK
- a CDS encoding STAS domain-containing protein; the protein is MKIFQPNGTLTLESASRQLATLPSIGQGEQLNVDLSQITTADSSAVALLLHWMRSAQKQGGELQFFGVPEGLTGLIHLYEVDALLPLSNRI
- a CDS encoding MlaC/ttg2D family ABC transporter substrate-binding protein gives rise to the protein MKKWILALSMGFIATCSLAALTESPELIVKNVSRDVLEIIKKNDKDPLKARDLVDTRVAPLADYNRMTMLAVGRNWKTATPEQQQALTREFRTMLVRTYFSALSIYKNAQVDVKGTRPGNDASEMSVLTEVSLPGQKPIPLDFSFEKTDTGWKTYDIAVDGISFINNNRNQFNAIIRKDGIEGLIKQLSDRNNAQRNTNK
- the mlaE gene encoding lipid asymmetry maintenance ABC transporter permease subunit MlaE is translated as MLDYLFNAISRFGQPFSNAIIKLGFACRFMLAILRHSPTSLLRFQLTMREIWFAGVLSVLIIAISGLFVGMVLALQGFDTLQRFGATESLGVLVALSLVRELGPVVGALLFASRAGSAITAEIGLMKATEQLAAMEMMAVNPIARVVAPRFWGGVISMPLLAAMFSAMGIFGGYLIGVKLLGLDEGAFWSQMQSAVDFRQDVINGVIKSVVFGIAISLIAVFEGYDAPPTAEGVSGATTRTVVTSSLVILALDFVLTAFMFRGI